Proteins encoded within one genomic window of Candidatus Leptovillus gracilis:
- a CDS encoding phosphoglucomutase/phosphomannomutase family protein yields MFMTIQFGTDGWRARIGDDYTFANVRRCAQGFATFLQQNGRAPQGIVIGHDKRFQAEYFAQAAAEVIAANGIHVWLTDGPTPTPAISYAVVDKQAGGAVNITASHNPFWDCGFKVRDPQGGAIAPADLKKIEGLIPPSTAVSNPKFDDAVSDGLITLFDAGLAYEAQLHRLIDVEPIKRAGFNVAYDAMWGNGAGWLPRLLSPGDTQIHEIHNQRNPIYPHMTRPEPIPPNVDHGLAYARDILADVTVINDGDADRVGFGDENGAFMDQLRVYGLMGYYFLELRGERGPIVKTISTTKMLNKLAHLYGVPVHETGVGFKYIAPKMIEVDAMIGGEESGGYAFRGHVPERDGILAALYFLDMMVRTGKKPSELLDTLFGLVGPHYYDRIDSTFAAERRAEILARVDAARPATIGGLKVTDIVTVDGHQFIMEDGGWLLVRFSGTEPVLRVYCETTHQERVPDILQDGLRLAGLKS; encoded by the coding sequence GTGTTTATGACGATTCAATTTGGCACGGATGGTTGGCGGGCGCGTATTGGTGATGACTATACATTTGCCAATGTGCGCCGCTGCGCGCAGGGGTTTGCCACTTTTTTGCAGCAAAACGGCCGTGCCCCCCAGGGCATCGTCATCGGCCACGACAAACGGTTTCAGGCGGAATATTTCGCTCAGGCGGCGGCCGAAGTGATTGCCGCCAATGGCATTCATGTCTGGCTGACGGATGGGCCGACGCCGACCCCGGCCATCTCTTACGCTGTGGTGGATAAACAGGCGGGTGGCGCGGTGAACATCACCGCCAGCCACAATCCGTTTTGGGACTGCGGCTTTAAGGTGCGCGACCCGCAAGGTGGGGCGATTGCTCCGGCGGACCTGAAGAAGATTGAGGGGCTGATACCGCCGAGTACGGCCGTTTCCAATCCAAAATTCGACGACGCGGTCAGTGATGGCCTCATCACCCTGTTCGACGCCGGTCTGGCCTACGAGGCCCAACTGCACCGCCTGATAGACGTAGAACCCATCAAACGGGCTGGCTTCAACGTGGCCTACGACGCCATGTGGGGCAACGGCGCCGGCTGGCTGCCCCGCCTGCTTTCCCCCGGCGACACGCAAATCCACGAAATTCACAACCAGCGCAACCCCATCTACCCCCACATGACCCGCCCCGAACCCATCCCGCCTAACGTGGATCACGGCCTGGCCTACGCCCGCGACATCCTCGCCGATGTCACCGTCATCAACGACGGCGACGCCGACCGGGTGGGCTTTGGCGACGAAAACGGCGCGTTTATGGACCAACTGCGCGTTTATGGGCTGATGGGCTATTACTTCCTGGAACTGCGCGGTGAGCGTGGCCCCATCGTCAAAACCATTTCCACCACCAAAATGCTGAACAAACTGGCCCATCTCTATGGCGTGCCGGTGCATGAAACCGGCGTCGGCTTCAAATACATCGCCCCCAAAATGATCGAAGTAGACGCCATGATCGGCGGCGAGGAGAGCGGCGGCTACGCCTTTCGCGGCCACGTGCCGGAGCGTGATGGCATTCTGGCGGCGCTGTACTTCTTGGACATGATGGTGCGCACGGGCAAAAAACCGTCTGAACTGCTGGACACGCTGTTTGGTCTGGTGGGGCCACATTATTACGACCGTATAGACAGCACCTTCGCCGCCGAGCGTCGGGCAGAAATCCTGGCTCGCGTAGACGCCGCCCGCCCGGCGACCATCGGCGGGCTAAAGGTGACGGATATTGTGACGGTGGACGGCCACCAATTCATCAT
- the gmd gene encoding GDP-mannose 4,6-dehydratase, whose protein sequence is MPTALITGITGQDGSYLAELLLNKGYTVVGMVRRTSTVNFHRVQHIQDKITLVPGDLGDQISLIHILEEYKPDEVYNLAAQSFVQTSWNQPVFTGDVTGLGVTRVLDAIRIVNPQIRFYQASSSEMFGKVVEVPQRETTPFYPRSPYGVAKVYGHWITINYRESYDLHATSGILFNHESPRRGLEFVTRKITNHVAQIKLGLAHELRLGNLDARRDWGFAGDYVQAMWLMLQQDKPDDYVVATGETHSVEEFLQEAFGYVDLDWRRYVVQDERFMRPAEVDLLVGDPDKAGRKLGWEPTVTFSELVRMMVKADLDMIRDGQTAM, encoded by the coding sequence ATGCCCACAGCGCTCATCACAGGCATTACCGGTCAGGATGGTTCATACCTGGCCGAATTATTATTAAACAAAGGCTATACCGTCGTCGGCATGGTGCGCCGTACCAGCACCGTTAATTTCCACCGTGTTCAGCACATTCAGGACAAAATCACCCTGGTCCCCGGTGATCTGGGGGACCAGATTTCCCTCATTCACATTTTGGAAGAATACAAGCCGGACGAGGTGTACAACCTGGCGGCGCAATCTTTTGTGCAGACCTCCTGGAACCAACCCGTCTTTACCGGTGATGTGACCGGTCTGGGCGTGACGCGGGTGTTAGACGCCATCCGCATCGTGAACCCCCAAATTCGTTTTTACCAGGCCAGTTCCAGCGAAATGTTCGGCAAAGTCGTTGAAGTGCCGCAGCGCGAGACGACGCCCTTTTATCCGCGCAGTCCATATGGCGTGGCCAAGGTGTACGGCCACTGGATCACCATCAACTACCGCGAAAGTTATGATTTACACGCCACCTCCGGCATTTTGTTTAACCACGAATCGCCGCGCCGCGGCCTGGAATTTGTCACTCGCAAAATCACCAACCATGTCGCCCAGATCAAATTGGGGTTGGCCCATGAGCTGCGCCTGGGCAATCTGGATGCCCGCCGCGATTGGGGCTTCGCCGGCGATTATGTGCAGGCGATGTGGCTGATGTTGCAGCAGGACAAACCAGATGATTATGTGGTGGCTACCGGCGAAACCCACTCGGTGGAAGAATTCTTGCAGGAAGCCTTTGGTTATGTGGACCTGGATTGGCGTAGGTATGTGGTGCAAGACGAGCGTTTTATGCGGCCGGCCGAGGTAGATTTGCTGGTGGGTGATCCAGACAAGGCGGGGCGCAAGTTGGGTTGGGAACCCACCGTGACCTTCTCCGAGCTGGTCCGTATGATGGTTAAGGCCGACCTGGACATGATTCGTGATGGACAGACGGCGATGTAG
- the murA gene encoding UDP-N-acetylglucosamine 1-carboxyvinyltransferase yields MNKFVIEGGFPLQGTITVSGNKNAALKLLPACILTDEPVVLHNIPDIQDVRNTILILRDLGVEVTELSPGSWRVHAQRIHKTELDSLLAGRTRASFVFSGPMVARMGEVVLPLPGGDVIGGRPLDTLICGLEALGTRVELVDRGIFRMKADRLAGAGYYLQAEASVTATENTVMTAVVSPGQTIIDNAACEPHVRDLCHFLNQMGAHIEGIGTNRLTIEGVERLSGTEYTIGADFMEVGSFIGAAAVTGGEIRIKNADPQVLGMIRLVYEKLGVVWEVDGQDVFVPADQPLRIASALGGRILQIKPLPWPGFPADLMSIAVVIATQAQGSVLLHDWMYESRFFFVDNLTFMGARVVICDPHRVIIEGPSQLHASPQGVPSPDIRAGMALVLAALCAEGTSVIHNIGQIDRGYERIEQKLKTLGAHIQRVE; encoded by the coding sequence ATGAACAAATTTGTCATCGAGGGCGGATTTCCCCTGCAAGGAACCATCACCGTTAGCGGCAATAAAAACGCGGCGCTGAAGCTGCTGCCCGCTTGCATTTTAACGGATGAGCCAGTAGTGCTGCACAATATCCCGGATATTCAGGATGTGCGCAATACGATTCTGATCTTGCGTGACCTGGGCGTGGAGGTGACAGAATTGTCGCCGGGAAGCTGGCGGGTTCACGCGCAGCGCATCCACAAGACAGAACTGGACAGTTTGCTGGCCGGCCGCACACGGGCGTCGTTTGTGTTTTCTGGGCCGATGGTGGCGCGTATGGGCGAGGTGGTGCTGCCGCTGCCGGGCGGGGACGTGATTGGCGGACGGCCGTTAGACACCCTGATTTGTGGCCTGGAAGCGCTGGGCACGCGGGTGGAGCTGGTAGACCGGGGCATCTTTCGTATGAAGGCGGACAGGCTGGCCGGCGCCGGCTATTACCTGCAAGCCGAAGCGAGCGTGACGGCGACAGAGAATACGGTGATGACGGCCGTTGTCTCCCCCGGCCAAACCATCATAGACAACGCCGCTTGCGAACCCCACGTGCGCGACCTGTGCCACTTTCTTAACCAGATGGGGGCGCACATTGAAGGCATCGGCACCAACCGGTTGACCATTGAAGGTGTGGAACGCTTAAGCGGCACGGAATACACCATCGGCGCGGATTTTATGGAAGTGGGCAGTTTTATTGGCGCAGCGGCCGTCACCGGCGGCGAAATCCGCATCAAAAACGCCGACCCCCAGGTCCTGGGCATGATCCGGCTGGTGTATGAAAAGCTGGGCGTCGTTTGGGAAGTGGACGGGCAAGACGTGTTTGTGCCCGCCGACCAGCCTTTACGCATCGCCTCGGCGCTGGGCGGGCGTATTTTGCAGATTAAACCACTGCCCTGGCCTGGCTTCCCGGCCGACCTGATGAGTATCGCCGTCGTCATCGCTACCCAGGCGCAGGGTTCGGTGCTGCTGCACGATTGGATGTATGAGAGCCGCTTCTTCTTTGTGGATAACCTGACTTTTATGGGCGCGCGCGTGGTGATTTGTGATCCGCATCGCGTGATTATTGAGGGGCCAAGCCAACTGCACGCCAGCCCGCAAGGTGTGCCCAGCCCAGACATTCGCGCCGGCATGGCGCTGGTGTTGGCCGCTTTGTGCGCCGAAGGAACCAGCGTCATCCACAACATCGGCCAAATTGATCGCGGCTATGAGCGCATTGAGCAAAAATTGAAGACGCTCGGCGCGCATATTCAGCGGGTCGAGTAG